One genomic region from Eptesicus fuscus isolate TK198812 chromosome 4, DD_ASM_mEF_20220401, whole genome shotgun sequence encodes:
- the CMYA5 gene encoding cardiomyopathy-associated protein 5 produces MASSDSNHATESFLGSDGDEEATRELETEEESEGEEDETVTESEEEPDARLSDQDEEGKTKQKCIISDPSFSMVTVQREDSGITWETNSSRSSTPWASEESQTSGVCSLEGSAINSTAGNVSFIVDEVKKARKRTSKSKHGSPSLRRKGNKKRNSFETQDVPANKKDNPLISESQVLNTQNETLSSGSYDKMRKKKTTSNTPPITGAIYKEHKPLVLRPVYIGTVQYKIKMFNSVKEELIPLQFYGTLPKGYVIKEIHYRKGKDASVSLEPDMGNRDSNIVSKTGKLVGQSVEDDKGKELTSPWRGALSKGSKSHTSLLSREDQKKVSPDSPLKAASAAKHTVSSYGSDDTAKEAQRSPPQSVPQQPGVEAKPYETEPPSLMPDTPAAAKEEFEPDSQEIVPSEPESLVSPPFMGEVKKEDVYSADHSISPEAEKGSLETGSSGLAASLQEDIGPEREELDLTSLARAEPVSEQLTPPQLDVKGEKEENVPEPPISLSEPLVSDKEEIETSVPRAATPEPEDSHLVEEEIIELDYPESPPVSEEPFPPPLAPEVEQKEEEPILPSLTTSTPEHVALSEEETEENESVSTDSAFVSEYSVPQDMNHELEKQEVEPVSQSIVKATSEHAVLSEEENEEFEPYSASASEHSLSPSITEKTSECQSPLFSTVTLSGEEAAESGHYTPDSTSASEYSIPSQATKESLKSIDHKSPLKSKGVSEHAILSEEEKEDTGLYSPDVASVAEHSLPPGTAEMTSEYQAPPLSATPSEHVVLSEEELGSERFTPDSTLNSQNIVPPKVTQEIPKKITDDASLLKSKGVSEHMILSEEEKEDTGLYSPDVASVAEHSLPPGTAEVTSEYQAPPLSATPSEHMIPSEEETVEMERYTPSSTAASEFSVPPHATPESQEEEIVHRSPLNLKGVSSPMNYSEEEQEDVEPFSPDSAFVSEFSFPPYATQETERRELECESPICLTSPSEHTILSDEDTEEAELFSPDSASQVSVPPYRIPETKKNEIEPDSLLTAVSASGYSCFTEADEEEIESTAATPVPEHLSSSQKQQAEPSPPMSASGELSLPNKAEKADAQTFSTSVSEYLTSAWKQVTQAFLEPEPEDLIPPHLTSELEKGEMKTSSSVAATPVSVPAESPMVKEETKPVSPSSQYSVSPDSVHALKKEQEPKALLTPKAANEQMALFKVKSKEEILPDSQEAAAHVSQDQEMEPQPPNVPGSGMKFSVLSDLVDEPKKDVKFNLAPTVTSELEQRILSENEPEVIKPYSPLKEPPLSGPERLSAVKMEGKHDSKVTGAPRVLRSASPGVEKEAEHGPSAPEFSEEIKKEIEPSSSVTTASLAKHDANLTKLAKEEIPAELSLTTPIEHPVLTVGKRELESGLPPLVTSVDEQLLLEDEGKIAIKASSYIETAASKHPTWSEAEKEIKLDSPPSISSISEHSILPKVQTEEVKPGLPITKTLSSQHADVSKDARVESKQGLSFPTVLDSEHLASPQEKNSVSASEVSGLSVSLGGEIKKKEAELPFSQNVSPAPKHEVLKGKTEKMASSSPELETLVSEDLAPTLPTVSDDKSKQAMETSSTAQGDFLSGKQGLALAELSLEPVEKDKPRQMSELPNAGGLGRQSGSIDSKQIKSPITETGGSVLGKGLAELRSRGEEDRKLHVSTTVPEISEVSSDLKEEPLNQEIKSVSPEVVSLGSKEACTSLVEGDNPEGLQPYTFTLEGLSKELSHSADFKKGGKQEISSLLPTGNLEAQVTGDTVTTLKEETDQANSFPVPQSITKPSKMASSDRLMEQEKPENTLQSDQAVKLPDISTSFVAKQDLGIKQLAVMKENLPLEESKSFLTTKGADVKETQMREALISPEDENWMLEKPERDLASHREERILGPAQLGSSGSTDLETGQPKATLSKKDRAYETGKPILPHSAEESHLSLQEPLTTHDIPSGNVEILSTKTSSSEEIKLVPQTKSFFPAENVERNKAVLEKANTEFSRPCKDSQEEAKLPSERILQKPVSGPSMEQVKSETIPSPAKAAPFLAEDAEPVVDNKKEALRSVSPLPGEKQLEESKMEQSKVVDDANERGKPTSGMKISTQIKTSILENKEPQPPESPEVTQKLPEQPKAVKPSHSEEKKKKGISSFTSWMSNLFSRSSTPDNKVAEKEDLETQPSPSVEKAATVIEPKGTAPADLNATEKPADQLLPEAKLITAEESRGTSVKSEEGQDFKEKPPLLSNVEVLQQPKPNFEVSSEDRGKKEMDLNSVVTSVDSEEHFGIQSYSPMGEKSIMEEAKRAVPLHVPDHKGAQKPEISSPSKWSISILKEEPRSDQKENSLFSPDAVDKVTQQPQSVSSSFTSKNTTRESEKPELIILPENSKGSLINLGEDRLTKEMPKPTSLKISEEEVKLRSVSPTEEKDNLEVRSCSLADKKVLAEKQETVTPLELRYNNEIEETPITHGSRYIKLEESKAAAVLQQVCQNEDDKERHKIVEEEKGEEKEKQLQAFSEGKKQQEIQPYSVNIARTMPEKSDDSLSRSLGETQPFSLVKTTSTTEKLETMISETHPEIMETKVVGTQPSLLEESKVLVEKTKMFLPVDRPYRDELDGHSFPKEENLVLEKSSRDVASHSEKKGQVTVSELSKGGSVDITKDNIKQGSPSKESKSLETPPYLLPSVKPQTLVSEASPEISTVKNQEISTEKKQELTTDRHTVHTIQTSKVQTSEMSKQSVLVSKHQLGAVGAAHVNEPHSPASSNYAEFIRNASTTDANKISKEPEEEFTTTSKPAGLSEDQKSAFSIISEGCEILNIHAPAFISSVDQEESEQMQDKLEYLEEKASLKTLPFPGDSEAVACHKTLKSKLDSEKKVTSLKENKQKETYETKEEISTDSETGDLAFNQPTIPGEEDYFEKYTLIDYNISPDTEIQKAPGKLNVEVKLSKEVIEEAVSFPESSEESALEHEYDLVKLDESFYGLEKDYSKLSHSETQKSVVIQKSADRDASKSTNRDVDSKSPGMPLFDTEEGVLSRTQIFPTTATAINPELLEEPPALAFLYKDLYEEAVGEKKKEGETASEGDSVNSEASFPSKNSDTDDGTGIYFEKYILKDDILHDTSVMEKDQGQGLEGKPVGKDDSYQLIAAEREIGTRFRTIWGERSLEEEEKASYREGESVGHVETLDNVDTQRKAPITEEVKVVTQKISYAVPFEDTPHVLESIDETSTQGNEAANANPEVNLNVPVQVSFPEEEFASGAICVQETLQVEPPIMVLPEPSEDRLRSSPVQDEYEFAESLNYEVVTQDTLSEESTPEDVLSQGKESFEHISGNEFVSEVEQSMSSEQNELGRERIEDQLSSELVTEKEQKEPKKSQIDTYCYTCKSPISAVDKIFGTHKDHEVSTLDTAISAVKVQLAEFLENLQEKSLRIEAFVSEIETFFNTIEENCSKNEKKLEEQNEEMMKKVLAQYDEKAQSFEEVKKKKMEFLHDQMVHFLQSMDAAKDTLETIVREAEELDETVFLTSFEEINERLLSAMESTASLEKMPAAFSLFEHYDDSSAKSDQMLKQVAVPQPPRLEPQEPNSATSTTIAVYWSINKEDVIDSFQVYCMEEPQDDQEVNDLVEEYRVTVKESYCIFEDLEPDRYYQVWVMAVNFTGCSLPSERAIFRTAPSTPVIRAEDCTVCWNTATIRWQPANPEATETYTLEYCRQHSPEGEGLRSYSGIKGLQLKVNLQPNENYFFYVRAINTFGTSEQSEAALISTRGTRFRLLRETAHPALQISSNGTVISFSERRRLTEIPSVLGEELPACGQHYWETTVTDCPAYRLGICSSSAVQAGALGQGETSWYMHCSEPQRYTFFYSGIVSDVHVTERPARVGILLDYNHQRLLFINAESGQLLFIIRHRFNEGVHPAFALEKPGKCTLHLGIEPPDSARHK; encoded by the exons gtTATCAGACCAGGATGAAGAAGGCAAGACCAAGCAGAAGTGTATTATATCTGACCCCTCCTTTTCCATGGTGACAGTTCAACGGGAAGATAGTGGAATAACCTGGGAAACAAATTCAAGTAGGTCTTCCACTCCTTGGGCTTCGGAAGAAAGTCAGACGTCTGGTGTTTGTAGTCTGGAAGGGTCAGCTATAAATTCTACTGCAGGGAATGTTTCCTTTATTGTGGATGAAGTTAAAAAGGCCCGGAAAAGAACATCTAAGTCAAAGCATGGCTCACCATCGTTGCGTCGGAAAggcaacaaaaaaagaaattcttttgaAACCCAAGAtgttccagcaaacaaaaaagataatCCTTTAATTTCAGAAAGCCAGGTACTAAATACCCAGAATGAGACGTTATCTAGTGGCAGTtatgataaaatgagaaaaaagaagacCACCTCAAATACACCTCCTATTACTGGAGCAATATACAAAGAACACAAGCCATTAGTGTTACGGCCAGTCTATATAGGAACAGTACAATATAAAATTAAGATGTTTAATTCAGTTAAAGAAGAACTAATTCCTCTACAATTTTATGGGACATTGCCAAAGGGTTATgtaattaaagaaatacattataGGAAGGGGAAAGATGCATCCGTTAGTCTAGAGCCAGATATGGGCAATCGTGATTCTAATATAGTTTCTAAAACAGGCAAATTAGTAGGCCAAAGTGTAGAAGATGATAAAGGAAAAGAGCTTACTTCACCCTGGAGAGGTGCACTCTCCAAAGGATCGAAGTCCCATACCTCCTTACTCAGTCGAGAAGACCAAAAGAAAGTTTCCCCGGATTCTCCTCTGAAGGCCGCTTCTGCCGCCAAGCACACAGTTTCCTCTTACGGAAGCGATGACACAGCCAAGGAAGCACAGCGCAGCCCTCCGCAGTCAGTGCCACAACAGCCAGGTGTTGAAGCAAAACCCTATGAAACGGAGCCTCCCTCTCTTATGCCTGATACACCTGCAGCAGCAAAGGAAGAGTTCGAGCCTGATTCACAAGAAATTGTACCTTCAGAGCCTGAATCTTTAGTCTCACCGCCTTTCATGGGTGAGGTAAAGAAGGAAGATGTGTATTCTGCTGACCATTCCATTTCACCGGAGGCAGAGAAGGGTTCTCTGGAAACAGGTTCATCAGGTCTGGCAGCATCTCTCCAGGAAGACAttggcccagagagagaagaatTAGATCTGACTTCACTAGCAAGGGCAGAACCAGTCTCTGAACAACTGACCCCTCCTCAGCTCGATgtcaaaggagagaaagaagaaaacgtGCCTGAGCCacccatttctctttctgaacCCTTAGTGTCagataaagaagaaatagagacgTCTGTACCAAGAGCTGCTACCCCTGAACCTGAAGATTCTCATTTAGTGGAAGAAGAGATCATAGAACTTGATTACCCAGAAAGTCCACCTGTTTCTGAGGagcccttcccaccccccttGGCCCCTGAAGTGGAGCAGAAAGAAGAGGAGCCCATTCTACCATCACTGACAACATCAACACCTGAACATGTTGCTTTGTCTgaggaagaaacagaagaaaatgagtctgtttctactgATTCTGCTTTTGTATCAGAGTACTCAGTCCCACAGGATATGAACCATGAACTAGAGAAGCAAGAAGTTGAGCCAGTTTCTCAATCCATTGTAAAAGCTACATCTGAACATGCAGTTTTGTCagaggaggagaatgaggaaTTTGAGCCTTATTCGGCCTCTGCATCTGAACACTCTCTCTCACCATCTATAACCGAGAAGACTTCTGAATGCCAATCCCCACTGTTTTCAACAGTTACATTGTCTGGAGAAGAGGCCGCAGAAAGTGGGCATTACACACCAGATTCCACATCTGCTTCTGAATATTCAATTCCATCACAGGCAACAAAAGAGTCACTGAAGAGCATTGACCATAAGTCCCCATTAAAGTCAAAAGGTGTTTCTGAGCACGCGATTTtgtcagaagaagagaaggaagacacTGGGCTGTATTCCCCAGATGTGGCCTCTGTGGCTGAACACTCTCTCCCCCCAGGCACAGCTGAGATGACTTCTGAATACCAAGCCCCACCACTTTCAGCCACTCCTTCTGAACATGTGGTCCTATCGGAAGAGGAACTAGGAAGTGAGCGTTTCACACCAGATTCAACATTGAATTCCCAAAATATAGTTCCACCAAAGGTAACACAGGAAATTCCAAAGAAAATAACTGATGATGCATCGCTCTTAAAATCAAAAGGTGTTTCTGAGCACATGATTTtgtcagaagaagagaaggaagacacTGGGCTGTATTCCCCAGATGTGGCCTCTGTGGCTGAACACTCTCTCCCGCCAGGCACAGCTGAGGTGACTTCTGAATACCAAGCCCCACCACTTTCAGCCACCCCATCTGAACACATGATTCCATCAGAAGAGGAGACAGTAGAAATGGAGCGGTACACACCCTCTTCCACCGCTGCTTCTGAGTTTTCAGTACCACCACATGCAACACCTGAATCACAGGAGGAAGAAATTGTCCACAGATCCCCTTTAAATCTAAAAGGTGTCTCTTCACCCATGAATTATTCAGAAGAAGAGCAAGAAGATGTTGAACCTTTTTCTCCAGACTCTGCATTTGTGTCAGAGTTCTCATTCCCACCCTATGCAACTCAGGAAACAGAGAGAAGAGAATTGGAGTGTGAATCTCCAATATGTTTAACATCACCATCAGAACACACTATTTTGTCCGATGAAGACACTGAAGAAGCTGAGCTTTTTTCTCCAGACTCAGCATCACAAGTTTCAGTCCCACCATATAGAAtcccagaaacaaagaaaaatgaaattgagcCTGATTCACTGTTAACTGCAGTATCTGCTTCAGGATATTCCTGCTTTACCGAAGCAGATGAGGAAGAAATTGAATCAACAGCTGCTACACCAGTACCTGAGCATCTCAGTTCATCACAGAAGCAACAAGCTGAACCTTCCCCTCCGATGTCTGCATCTGGAGAGTTGAGTCTGCCAAATAAAGCAGAGAAAGCAGATGCTCAAACATTCTCAACATCTGTATCTGAATATCTTACTTCAGCATGGAAACAGGTAACTCAAGCATTTTTAGAACCTGAGCCTGAAGATTTGATTCCACCACATTTAACCAGTGAATTAGAGAAGGGAGAAATGAAGACTAGTTCATCAGTAGCTGCAACACCTGTTTCTGTACCTGCAGAATCACCCATGGTAaaggaagaaaccaaacctgtttCACCTTCATCTCAGTATTCAGTTTCACCTGATTCAGTCCATGCACTTAAGAAAGAACAAGAACCCAAAGCATTGCTCACTCCAAAAGCTGCAAATGAACAGATGGCTTTGTTTAAAGTTAAAAGTAAGGAAGAAATTTTGCCTGATTCTCAAGAAGCTGCAGCACATGTATCACAGGATCAAGAAATGGAACCTCAGCCTCCAAATGTTCCAGGGTCTGGAATGAAATTTTCTGTTCTGTCTGATTTGGTAGATGAGCCAAAGAAGGATGTCAAATTCAATTTAGCTCCAACTGTGACATCTGAACTAGAACAGAGAATATTGTCAGAGAATGAGCCTGAAGTAATAAAACCATATTCACCTCTAAAGGAACCACCTTTATCTGGGCCTGAGAGGCTATCAGCAGTGAAAATGGAAGGGAAACACGATTCCAAAGTAACTGGTGCACCTAGAGTGCTGCGTTCAGCGTCACCAGGAGTGGAAAAGGAAGCTGAACATGGACCATCTGCACCAGAATtttcagaagaaataaagaaagaaattgaaccCAGTTCTTCCGTAACCACAGCCTCTCTAGCTAAGCATGATGCAAACTTAACCAAATTAGCAAAAGAAGAAATTCCAGCAGAGTTATCTCTTACTACCCCTATAGAACATCCAGTCTTAACTGTAGGAAAGCGTGAATTAGAAAGTGGTTTGCCACCATTGGTAACATCTGTGGATGAGCAATTACTCCTTGAAGATGAAGGAAAGATAGCAATTAAAGCTAGCTCTTATATTGAAACTGCTGCATCCAAACATCCAACTTGGTCAGAAGCAGAGAAGGAAATTAAACTGGATTCACCTCCAAGCATATCCTCTATATCAGAGCATTCTATTTTGCCAAAGGTGCAAACTGAAGAAGTGAAACCTGGGTTGCCAATAACCAAAACACTGTCTTCTCAGCATGCAGACGTATCTAAGGATGCAAGAGTGGAAAGCAAACAAGGTCTTTCATTTCCTACAGTCCTTGACTCTGAACATTTGGCCTCACCACAGGAAAAGAATTCTGTGTCTGCCTCAGAGGTGTCAGGGCTTTCAGTCAGCCTAGGTGgtgagataaagaaaaaagaagctgaACTTCCTTTCTCACAAAATGTGTCACCTGCACCCAAACATGAAGTTCTAAAAGGCAAAACTGAGAAAATGGCAAGTTCTTCTCCCGAGTTGGAGACGTTAGTGTCAGAAGATTTAGCTCCAACATTACCAACCGTCAGTGACGATAAGAGCAAACAGGCAATGGAGACATCTTCTACAGCTCAGGGAGATTTCCTGTCAGGAAAACAGGGTCTCGCTCTGGCAGAGCTCTCTTTGGAACCTGTGGAGAAAGACAAGCCACGCCAAATGTCAGAATTACCAAATGCTGGTGGTTTAGGTAGGCAAAGTGGATCTATAgactcaaaacaaataaaatctccCATAACTGAAACAGGGGGTTCTGTCTTAGGAAAGGGCCTTGCTGAGCTTAGGAGCAGAGGAGAAGAAGACAGGAAACTTCACGTGTCAACCACAGTGCCTGAAATTTCAGAGGTTTCATCAGACCTTAAGGAGGAACCTCTGAATCAAGAAATTAAGTCTGTCTCTCCTGAGGTAGTCAGCTTAGGGTCAAAAGAAGCATGTACCTCTTTGGTTGAAGGAGATAACCCTGAAGGACTTCAGCCATACACTTTTACTTTAGAAGGATTATCAAAAGAATTGAGCCATTCAGCTGActttaaaaaggggggaaaacaaGAAATAAGCTCATTACTGCCAACAGGAAATTTGGAGGCACAAGTGACAGGAGATACTGTAACTACACTAAAAGAAGAAACAGACCAAGCAAATTCATTCCCTGTACCTCAAAGTATAACGAAACCATCAAAGATGGCTTCTTCTGACCGCCTTATGGAACAAGAGAAGCCTGAAAACACACTTCAGTCAGATCAAGCTGTTAAATTACCTGATATAAGCACATCTTTTGTGGCAAAACAAGATTTGGGTATTAAACAGCTTGCAGTTATGAAAGAGAATTTGCCTTTGGAAGAATCAAAATCATTTTTGACAACCAAGGGTGCCGATGTTAAAGAAACACAAATGAGAGAGGCCCTTATTTCTCCAGAGGACGAAAACTGGATGCTGGAAAAGCCAGAAAGAGATCTGGCAAGTCATCGTGAAGAAAGAATACTGGGACCTGCGCAGCTGGGTTCCTCTGGCAGCACTGATCTGGAGACAGGGCAGCCCAAGGCTACTTTGTCGAAGAAAGACCGTGCATATGAAACCGGAAAGCCGATTCTGCCACATTCTGCTGAAGAATCTCACTTATCATTACAAGAACCATTAACTACTCATGATATCCCCAGTGGTAATGTAGAGATCTTATCAACTAAAACATCTTCTTCTGAAGAAATAAAGCTGGTCCCCCAAACAAAATCTTTCTTTCCAGCTGAAAATGTGGAGAGAAACAAAGCAGTGTTGGAAAAAGCAAACACAGAGTTTTCCAGACCTTGCAAAGACAGCCAGGAAGAAGCCAAACTGCCTTCTGAAAGAATCCTCCAGAAACCAGTGTCTGGTCCATCCATGGAACAGGTCAAGTCAGAAACTATTCCCTCACCTGCCAAAGCAGCTCCTTTCCTGGCAGAAGATGCAGAACCTGTGGTGGACAATAAAAAAGAAGCACTCAGGAGTGTATCTCCTTTACCTGGAGAGAAGCAATTAGAAGAATCAAAAATGGAGCAGTCAAAAGTTGTAGATGATGCTAATGAGAGAGGGAAACCAACATCTGGAATGAAAAtatccacacaaataaaaacctCAATCCTAGAAAATAAAGAACCTCAACCCCCAGAATCACCTGAGGTGACACAAAAGCTGCCTGAGCAGCCAAAGGCAGTTAAACCCAGCCattctgaagaaaagaaaaagaaaggaatttcatCTTTCACGTCATGGATGTCCAATTTGTTTTCTAGATCAAGCACTCCAGATAATAAAGTTGCTGAAAAAGAAGATTTAGAAACTCAACCAAGTCCATCTGTAGAAAAAGCAGCGACTGTGATAGAGCCTAAAGGTACAGCTCCTGCTGACTTGAATGCAACTGAGAAACCAGCTGATCAACTTCTACCAGAGGCAAAACTCATAACCGCTGAAGAATCCAGAGGTACTTCAGTTAAATCTGAGGAAGGTCAAGACTTTAAAGAAAAGCCTCCTCTTTTATCAAATGTAGAAGTTTTACAGCAGCCAAAACCCAACTTTGAGGTGTCCAGTGAAGATCGTGGGAAGAAAGAAATGGACCTAAACTCAGTAGTTACTTCTGTTGATAGTGAGGAACATTTTGGAATTCAATCTTATTCTCCGATGGGTGAGAAATCCATTATGGAAGAAGCCAAACGTGCTGTTCCTCTTCATGTCCCTGATCATAAAGGAGCCCAGAAGCCAGAAATCTCTTCTCCATCTAAATGGAGTATTTCTATTCTTAAGGAAGAGCCAAGAAGTGATCAAAAAGAAAACTCACTCTTTTCACCTGATGCGGTAGATAAGGTGACACAACAGCCACAATCAGTTTCATCTAGCTTCACAAGTAAAAATACCACGAGGGAATCAGAGAAGCCAGAGTTAATAATTTTGCCAGAAAACTCTAAAGGCAGTTTAATTAATCTTGGTGAGGACAGACTAACGAAAGAAATGCCAAAACCTACTTCCCTGAAAATTTctgaagaggaagtaaaactcaggTCTGTTAGCCCAACTGAGGAGAAAGATAATTTGGAAGTCAGATCATGTTCCTTGGCAGACAAGAAGGTGCTGGCAGAAAAACAAGAAACTGTGACCCCATTAGAGTTAAGatataataatgaaatagaagAGACACCAATTACACATGGATCTCGCTATATTAAATTGGAGGAATCAAAAGCTGCTGCTGTGCTGCAGCAAGTCTGTCAAAATGAAGACGACAAAGAAAGACACAAAATTgttgaggaggagaaaggagaagaaaaagaaaagcagctacaagcattttcagaaggaaagaagcagcaggagaTTCAGCCTTATTCTGTGAATATAGCCAGGACTATGCCTGAAAAATCAGATGACTCTTTAAGTCGTTCTTTGGGTGAAACTCAACCATTTTCATTAGTTAAAACTACATCAACTACTGAAAAATTAGAAACCATGATCTCAGAGACTCACCCAGAAATCATGGAAACAAAGGTAGTAGGAACTCAGCCCTCTTTATTAGAAGAAAGTAAAGTATTGGTGGAGAAAACCAAGATGTTCCTTCCAGTGGATCGTCCTTATCGTGATGAACTAGATGGCCACTCCTTTCCTAAGGAAGAAAATCTGGTATTGGAGAAATCAAGCAGGGATGTGGCAAGTCACAGTGAAAAAAAGGGACAGGTCACAGTGTCAGAGCTGTCAAAAGGTGGTTCAGTAGATATCACAAAAGATAATATAAAACAAGGATCTCCATCTAAAGAATCAAAGAGCTTAGAaacaccgccatatttgttgccATCTGTGAAACCACAAACACTTGTTTCAGAGGCTTCTCCAGAAATTAGTACTGTAAAGAATCAAGAAATTAGTACAGAGAAGAAACAAGAATTGACTACAGATAGGCATACAGTCCATACTATTCAAACATCTAAAGTGCAAACATCTGAAATGTCTAAACAATCTGTACTTGTTTCAAAGCACCAATTGGGGGCTGTAGGAGCTGCCCATGTAAATGAACCACACTCTCCAGCAAGCAGCAACTATGCTGAATTTATAAGAAATGCATCAACAACCGATGCCAATAAAATATCCAAGGAGCCTGAAGAAGAATTTACAACGACTAGTAAGCCAGCTGGACTTTCAGAAGATCAAAAGAGTGCCTTCAGTATCATTTCTGAAGGCTGTGAGATATTGAATATCCATGCTCCTGCATTTATATCTTCAGTTGATcaggaagaaagtgagcaaaTGCAAGATAAGTTAGAATATTTGGAAGAGAAGGCCTCACTTAAAACTCTACCCTTCCCTGGTGATAGTGAGGCTGTTGCTTGCCATAAAACATTAAAGAGTAAGTTAGACTCTGAGAAAAAAGTTAcatctttgaaagaaaataaacaaaaggaaacttatgaaacaaaagaggaaatatCCACAGATTCAGAAACTGGTGATTTAGCCTTTAATCAGCCCACAATTCCCGGTGAGGaggattattttgaaaaatatacgtTGATTGATTATAACATCTCCCCCgacacagaaatacagaaagctCCAGGGAAATTAAATGTTGAGGTGAAACTCTCAAAGGAAGTTATAGAAGAAGCTGTCTCTTTCCCAGAAAGTTCAGAGGAAAGTGCCCTAGAACATGAATATGACTTGGTGAAGTTAGATGAAAGTTTTTATGGACTGGAAAAGGACTACAGCAAATTATCTCACTCAGAGACCCAAAAGTCTGTGGTTATCCAAAAATCAGCTGACAGAGATGCTTCAAAGAGCACAAATAGAGATGTGGACTCAAAGTCACCTGGGATGCCCTTATTTGATACAGAAGAAGGAGTTTTGTCACGAACCCAGATATTTCCTACCACTGCTACAGCCATTAATCCTGAACTTCTGGAGGAACCACCTGCACTTGCATTTTTATACAAGGATCTGTATGAAGAAGCAgttggagagaaaaagaaggaaggggagacagCTTCTGAAGGTGACAGTGTGAATTCTGAGGCATCATTTCCAAGCAAAAATTCTGACACTGATGATGGAACAGGAATATATTTTGAGAAGTATATACTCAAAGATGACATTCTTCATGACACATCTGTAATGGAAAAGGACCAAGGCCAAGGTCTGGAAGGAAAACCAGTTGGTAAGGATGATTCATACCAACTAATAGCAGCAGAAAGGGAAATTGGGACGAGGTTTAGAACTATTTGGGGGGAAAGGAgtctggaagaggaagagaaagcttCTTACAGGGAGGGAGAATCAGTAGGCCATGTGGAGACCCTGGACAATGTAGATACACAGAGGAAGGCTCCCATCACTGAGGAAGTCAAAGTGGTTACCCAGAAGATAAGCTATGCGGTTCCATTTGAAGATACCCCTCATGTTCTGGAGAGCATAGATGAAACAAGCACTCAGGGTAATGAAGCAGCAAATGCAAATCCAGAGGTCAATCTGAATGTCCCAGTACAAGTGTCCTTCCCAGAGGAAGAATTTGCATCTGGTGCAATTTGTGTTCAAGAAACACTGCAAGTAGAACCTCCAATAATGGTCCTACCCGAGCCAAGTGAAGATAGGCTCCGCAGCAGCCCTGTCCAGGATGAATATGAGTTTGCAGAATCTCTGAATTATGAAGTAGTTACTCAAGACACTTTATCAGAAGAATCCACGCCTGAAGATGTGTTATCTCAGGGAAAGGAATCCTTTGAACATATCAGTGGAAATGAATTTGTGAGTGAGGTGGAACAAAGTATGTCTTCTGAACAGAACGAGTTGGGCAGAGAGAGGATAGAAGACCAATTATCATCAGAGTTAGTAACTGAGAAGGAGCAAAAAGAACCGAAAAAGTCCCAGATTGACACGTATTGCTATACTTGCAAAAGCCCAATTTCTGCTGTTGACAAGATATTTGGCACCCACAAAGACCATGAGGTATCAACGCTTGATACAGCTATAAGTGCTGTAAAG GTTCAATTAGCAGAATTTCTAGAAAATTTACAAGAGAAGTCCTTAAGGATCGAAGCCTTTGTCAGTGAGATAGAAACCTTTTTTAACACCATTGAG gaaaattgtagtaaaaatgagaaaaagctaGAAGAACAGAATGAGGAGATGATGAAGAAGGTTTTAGCACAGTATGATGAGAAGGCCCAGAGCTttgaggaagtgaagaaaaagaagatggagttcctgcatgaCCAGATGGTCCACTTTCTGCAGAGCATGGATGCTGCCAAGGACACCCTGGAGACTATTGTGAGAGAAGCGGAGGAGCTCGACGAGACAGTTTTCCTGACT TCATTTGAGGAAATCAATGAAAG GTTGCTTTCTGCCATGGAGAGTACTGCTTCATTAGAGAAAATGCCTGCTGCGTTTTCACTTTTTGAGCATTATGATGACAGCTCGGCGAAAAGTGACCAGATGTTAAAACAAGTGGCTG TTCCACAGCCTCCTAGATTAGAACCTCAGGAACCAAATTCTGCCACGAGCACAACAATTGCGGTTTATTGGAGCATAAACAAGGAAGATGTCATCGACTCATTCCAGGTTTACTGTATGGAGGAGCCACAAGATGACCAAGAAGTAAATG